The following are encoded together in the Capsulimonas corticalis genome:
- a CDS encoding S1C family serine protease, giving the protein MQSTIYARPEQEEILNDEAIHHQIGEERTSVSKDTPVSDSELFDAYSQAVMHAVETVTPSVVFIKATFARGQQEAHGSGSGFIFTPDGYLLTNSHVVHGATHLEATLSDGRTYGAELVGDDPETDLAVLRIDAPNLVVARLGDSQQVRAGQLVIAIGNPYGFQCSVTAGVVSALGRSLRASSGRLIDNVIQTDAALNPGNSGGPLVTSRGEVVGVNTAIIASAQGICFSTAINTAIYVASQLIQHGKVQRSRIGVSGQDTPLPRRLVRYHALTEDSGVLVLDVQNGGAAAQAGLRAGDVIVAFGENNVTGLDDLHRRLTDKQAGVPIGVTVLRGNAKRVLTVIPVEA; this is encoded by the coding sequence ATGCAATCGACAATTTACGCCCGTCCGGAGCAGGAGGAGATCCTGAACGACGAGGCGATTCATCATCAGATCGGCGAGGAGCGGACGAGCGTTTCGAAGGACACGCCCGTTTCGGATTCGGAGCTTTTCGACGCGTATTCGCAGGCGGTCATGCACGCCGTGGAGACGGTGACTCCCAGTGTCGTCTTCATCAAGGCCACGTTCGCGCGCGGGCAGCAGGAAGCGCACGGCAGCGGCTCGGGATTTATCTTTACGCCGGACGGATACTTGCTGACCAACAGCCATGTCGTCCATGGGGCCACGCACTTAGAGGCCACCCTCTCCGATGGCCGCACGTACGGAGCCGAACTCGTAGGCGACGATCCCGAGACGGATCTGGCCGTCCTGCGAATCGACGCGCCCAACCTCGTCGTGGCGCGCCTGGGAGATTCGCAGCAGGTGCGGGCAGGACAGCTCGTCATCGCCATCGGCAATCCCTATGGGTTCCAATGCTCGGTGACGGCGGGCGTCGTCAGCGCCCTCGGCCGCTCCCTGCGCGCCAGCTCCGGCCGGCTGATCGATAACGTCATCCAAACGGACGCCGCACTCAACCCGGGCAACTCGGGCGGCCCGCTGGTCACCTCGCGCGGCGAAGTCGTAGGCGTGAACACCGCGATCATCGCGTCGGCGCAGGGCATCTGCTTCAGCACCGCGATCAACACGGCGATCTACGTCGCGAGCCAGCTAATCCAGCACGGCAAAGTCCAGCGCAGCCGCATCGGCGTCTCCGGCCAGGATACGCCCCTGCCCCGCCGCCTGGTCCGCTACCATGCCCTGACCGAAGACAGCGGCGTTCTGGTTCTGGATGTCCAGAACGGCGGCGCGGCCGCCCAAGCCGGCCTGCGCGCCGGCGACGTCATCGTCGCCTTCGGCGAAAACAACGTCACGGGCCTCGACGACCTGCATCGGCGTCTGACCGATAAACAAGCCGGCGTCCCCATCGGCGTGACCGTACTGCGCGGAAACGCGAAACGGGTGCTGACGGTGATTCCGGTGGAGGCGTAA
- a CDS encoding tetratricopeptide repeat protein — protein sequence MLRGELDRPKPISPLPKFDIVVMVVERTNAPPEIFDLIWLTFAITNTFPWEPANKIEVTLREMLIPHAAQILRHIEALTNLSPKEFPLERALRLARFTAKDLRDAKNYRASLACYQQAVRIHAAMPRPNTNQMSLDYALISILRAALDEYEAALEPAEVSVRLRISSDAGHANHLKQLAKVQHKLGRLAEARVTYKQAIELYRTQENAAFAETAPLLGLMKVVIALGDWESVDGTLARILELCAGDLQPADADKILTNLIGLITPNYPQTPKSPADEEKVRILTPHAITTLDMLGSRTDINPAQATVLAFSLAKRLAHVNRGQEAIRFYRQSIAIREAVQGPSTVDGATIYNLLAILLLQLKDRPAAQAAAERAVEIDRSRQEEKPERLARLGSIYRSLGRLEEARASVEHALELAGPTPADPTQAALHLCLLSEIQIRLEDREQADLTLTRAIDFYESANQPDHPQSQAVARDIATLKANLRA from the coding sequence TTGCTGCGCGGCGAGCTCGACCGGCCAAAGCCAATTTCCCCACTTCCCAAGTTCGACATCGTCGTGATGGTGGTTGAACGCACCAATGCTCCGCCCGAAATATTCGATCTGATCTGGCTGACATTCGCGATCACCAATACATTTCCCTGGGAGCCGGCGAACAAAATCGAAGTGACGCTACGGGAGATGCTCATTCCGCACGCCGCGCAGATTCTCAGACATATCGAGGCCCTCACAAATCTTTCCCCCAAGGAATTTCCCCTCGAACGCGCTCTCCGACTTGCCCGATTTACGGCGAAAGACCTGCGCGACGCAAAAAATTATCGCGCCTCTCTTGCCTGCTACCAACAGGCCGTTCGGATTCACGCGGCCATGCCGCGTCCGAACACCAATCAGATGTCTCTCGATTACGCTCTCATCAGCATATTGCGCGCGGCTCTCGACGAATACGAAGCCGCCCTGGAGCCGGCGGAAGTTTCCGTGCGCCTCCGCATATCTTCTGATGCGGGGCACGCCAATCATCTGAAGCAACTCGCGAAAGTCCAGCATAAACTTGGTCGACTGGCCGAAGCGCGCGTTACCTATAAGCAAGCAATCGAGCTCTATCGCACACAGGAAAACGCCGCCTTCGCTGAGACGGCTCCTCTGCTGGGCCTGATGAAAGTCGTTATCGCCCTCGGGGATTGGGAGTCGGTGGATGGCACTCTGGCCCGAATATTGGAACTCTGCGCCGGTGATTTACAGCCGGCTGACGCGGATAAGATTCTCACGAATCTCATTGGCCTCATCACGCCGAATTATCCGCAGACACCGAAAAGTCCGGCAGATGAAGAGAAGGTGCGAATATTGACGCCGCACGCCATCACGACGCTGGATATGCTCGGCAGTCGTACGGACATCAACCCCGCGCAAGCCACCGTGCTGGCGTTCAGCCTCGCCAAGCGCCTCGCGCACGTCAACAGGGGGCAGGAAGCAATTCGGTTTTATCGGCAGTCCATCGCCATTCGCGAAGCCGTTCAGGGGCCGAGCACTGTGGACGGAGCAACAATTTATAACTTGCTTGCAATATTGCTGCTCCAATTGAAAGATCGTCCCGCAGCCCAAGCCGCCGCCGAACGCGCCGTCGAAATTGACAGAAGCCGTCAAGAGGAAAAACCGGAGCGATTGGCGCGCCTCGGCTCTATTTATCGATCGCTAGGCCGACTAGAAGAAGCGCGCGCCTCTGTCGAACACGCACTAGAACTCGCCGGCCCAACACCTGCCGACCCGACTCAAGCAGCTCTGCATCTTTGCCTGCTATCAGAGATACAGATCCGGCTTGAGGATCGAGAACAGGCTGATCTGACACTCACCCGCGCGATCGACTTCTACGAAAGTGCAAATCAGCCGGATCACCCCCAGTCGCAAGCCGTGGCAAGAGACATTGCGACACTGAAAGCGAATCTCCGCGCATAA
- a CDS encoding alpha-glucosidase/alpha-galactosidase: protein MPLKIAMIGAGSIGFTRRLMRDVLSVPELRDTQFNLMDISPLNLDMVAQLCKRDIEGNGLPATVTATTDRREALRDADYVICTIREGGLEAFQTDIDIPLKYGVDQCVGDTLCIGGIMYGQRTMAAMLDICKDIREMAKPDVLFLNYSNPMAMNTWACNKYGGVKTVGLCHGVQGAHWQIAQCIELWAKREGLLGEDEKLARTDVDVVFAGINHQTWCVKAQWRGIDFIPKLLELFQAHPEFPTTEKVRIDVLKRFGYYSTESNGHLSEYLPWYRKRVEEINDWIDLSNWINGETGGYLRVCTEGRNWFETDFPNWLAEEAPKFTAESRSEEHGSYIIESLETGRIYRGHFNVINQGHITNLPDGCVIEVPGYVDRNGMNIPVVGDLPLACAATCSASVRVQEMSVEAAVRGDVTLLKQAVLHDPLVGAVCNPEEIWQMVDEMLVAQAQWLPQYAAAIPAARRRLADAEANGTRVRLRETQGAARLHTKTVDEMSRDAEESRANASAADKGKMTKVTA, encoded by the coding sequence ATGCCCCTGAAAATTGCAATGATCGGCGCCGGTTCGATCGGTTTTACGCGCCGCCTGATGCGTGACGTCCTTTCCGTGCCCGAATTGCGAGACACGCAATTCAATCTGATGGATATTTCGCCGCTCAATCTGGACATGGTGGCCCAGCTCTGCAAGCGCGATATCGAAGGCAACGGCTTGCCGGCGACGGTCACGGCGACCACTGACCGCCGCGAAGCGCTGCGGGACGCCGATTACGTCATCTGCACGATCCGCGAAGGCGGCCTGGAGGCGTTTCAGACGGATATCGATATTCCGCTCAAGTACGGCGTCGATCAGTGCGTCGGCGACACGCTTTGCATTGGCGGAATCATGTACGGCCAGCGCACGATGGCGGCCATGCTGGATATCTGCAAAGATATCCGAGAGATGGCGAAGCCCGACGTGCTGTTCCTCAACTACTCCAACCCGATGGCGATGAACACCTGGGCGTGCAACAAGTACGGCGGCGTGAAGACGGTCGGCCTCTGCCATGGCGTGCAGGGCGCGCACTGGCAGATCGCGCAGTGCATCGAGCTCTGGGCGAAGCGTGAGGGACTGTTGGGGGAGGACGAGAAACTTGCTCGGACGGATGTCGATGTCGTCTTTGCCGGCATCAACCATCAGACCTGGTGCGTCAAAGCGCAGTGGCGCGGGATCGACTTTATCCCGAAGCTTCTGGAGCTGTTCCAGGCGCATCCCGAGTTTCCCACCACGGAAAAAGTGCGGATCGATGTCTTGAAGCGATTTGGCTATTACAGTACGGAATCCAACGGCCATCTCAGCGAGTATCTGCCCTGGTACCGCAAGCGCGTCGAGGAGATCAACGACTGGATCGATCTCTCCAACTGGATCAACGGCGAGACCGGCGGTTACCTGCGCGTCTGCACCGAGGGCCGCAACTGGTTTGAGACCGATTTCCCGAACTGGCTGGCCGAGGAAGCGCCCAAGTTCACGGCCGAAAGCCGGAGCGAAGAGCACGGCTCCTACATCATTGAGTCGCTGGAGACGGGGCGGATCTACCGGGGGCACTTCAACGTCATCAATCAGGGGCACATCACGAATCTGCCGGACGGCTGCGTGATCGAAGTTCCCGGCTATGTCGATCGCAACGGCATGAACATCCCCGTTGTCGGCGACTTGCCGCTCGCTTGCGCCGCGACCTGCTCCGCCAGTGTTCGCGTCCAGGAGATGTCCGTCGAAGCCGCCGTGCGCGGCGACGTCACGCTGCTGAAGCAAGCCGTGCTGCACGACCCGTTGGTCGGCGCTGTCTGCAACCCCGAGGAAATCTGGCAGATGGTGGACGAAATGCTTGTCGCCCAGGCCCAGTGGCTCCCCCAATACGCCGCCGCCATCCCCGCCGCCCGCCGCCGCCTCGCGGACGCCGAAGCCAACGGAACCCGCGTCCGCCTGCGTGAAACCCAGGGCGCCGCGCGCCTGCACACCAAGACCGTGGACGAAATGTCCCGCGACGCCGAAGAATCCCGCGCCAACGCGTCCGCCGCGGACAAGGGAAAGATGACGAAGGTGACGGCGTAG
- a CDS encoding AraC family transcriptional regulator produces MKLMDLTEREVWASGVFESRDRRRTHGPETMIAGGFERRVSGDSYYWDGLRRGGDPSHPFLVLQYTVSGWGIYQEGGVTHRVEPGMAFLATIPSPHVYQHPSDSQNWSFLYLILLHPYVAQRLIERKKTSGPVFTMPDDGALLTRFLTAFETVHTSGYRDRFAEEQAAFELLVEYERAAHHAAYPRAPREKLLDEARAFAMARLPHPADVAELSETFGMSRSRFSHYFRDVTGLAPAGFLRQVRLEEVTRLLVQSDLKLEAIAVTTGFANANDLCKVFRRYFHLSPGEFRRQMRGG; encoded by the coding sequence ATGAAACTGATGGATCTAACAGAGCGAGAAGTATGGGCCAGCGGCGTCTTTGAGTCGCGCGACCGGCGGCGGACACACGGTCCGGAGACGATGATCGCGGGGGGCTTTGAGCGACGCGTGTCCGGCGATTCCTATTACTGGGACGGCCTGCGGCGCGGCGGCGATCCCTCGCATCCGTTCCTGGTGCTCCAGTACACCGTGTCCGGATGGGGGATCTACCAAGAGGGCGGGGTCACGCATCGGGTCGAGCCCGGTATGGCGTTCCTCGCCACAATCCCCTCGCCCCACGTGTATCAGCATCCCAGCGACTCCCAAAACTGGTCGTTTCTTTATTTGATCCTGCTGCATCCCTATGTCGCGCAGCGCCTTATCGAGCGCAAAAAAACATCCGGCCCAGTCTTCACGATGCCTGACGACGGCGCGCTGCTCACCCGGTTTCTGACGGCGTTCGAAACGGTCCACACCAGCGGCTACCGGGACCGTTTCGCCGAGGAACAAGCCGCGTTCGAGCTGCTCGTGGAGTACGAACGCGCGGCGCACCACGCCGCCTACCCACGCGCTCCGCGCGAAAAGCTGCTCGACGAAGCCCGCGCGTTCGCCATGGCGCGCCTGCCACACCCCGCTGATGTCGCCGAGCTCTCCGAAACGTTCGGCATGAGCCGCAGCCGCTTCAGCCACTATTTCCGCGACGTCACCGGCCTGGCCCCCGCCGGATTCCTGCGCCAAGTCCGGCTGGAAGAAGTGACGCGCCTGCTGGTCCAATCCGATCTCAAATTGGAAGCCATCGCCGTGACCACGGGCTTCGCCAACGCGAACGACCTTTGCAAAGTCTTCCGACGATATTTTCACCTCAGCCCCGGCGAATTTCGACGGCAGATGCGAGGCGGGTGA
- a CDS encoding GspE/PulE family protein: MLSSRQRLGELLVSHRLITQEQLDKALSIQRERFQPLGQILIQQNLITEERLLQACALQKGFAAWHLQHDPPTKEALELVPGNLCRSYQILPVQIKSGRLFLAMRDPSDVDALDMVRDLSKLRIEPVLANEDRLATLIEEIHGQTIVVNDAMSKLVTQALDEFTVDQNANDGAVSEAEMRPVVGLINQILAEAIKMRASDIHLEPRKDRVEFRYRIDGQLQKMHEIPNKLQAALIARLKIMAQIDIVEYRIPQDGRIEVTVEGRTIDLRVSILPNYHGQRVVLRVLDKGQTLRQLPELGFSDHNFKLFGDMIQKPYGLVLVTGPTGSGKTTTLYAALNKLKNETNNIMTCEDPVEYAIDGINQSHVNEKVGLTFAAQLRAILRQDPDIVLVGEIRDKETAETALRASLTGHLVLSTLHCNDAPSAIPRLADMGIEPFMLSTALIGVTGQRLVRQLCPDCREQYSPSAEERDVLGHQYSGDLPLLWRPKGCVRCNGAGYKGRNGVHEILPIGSQMQSLIANRASMDELKTVGATYGYETMQQDACRRVIKGETSFNEARRLVFFDTLSQAAPAAPVVQIERAA; this comes from the coding sequence ATGCTTTCTTCGCGTCAAAGGCTGGGTGAACTGCTCGTCTCCCATCGGCTTATCACACAAGAGCAACTGGATAAAGCGCTTTCCATCCAGCGCGAGCGGTTCCAGCCGCTTGGCCAAATTCTGATCCAGCAAAATCTGATCACGGAAGAGCGTCTGCTGCAAGCATGCGCGCTGCAAAAGGGATTCGCGGCGTGGCATCTTCAGCACGACCCGCCGACCAAAGAGGCGCTGGAGCTGGTTCCCGGCAACCTTTGCCGCAGCTACCAAATCCTTCCCGTACAGATCAAGTCCGGACGGCTGTTCCTGGCGATGCGTGACCCGAGCGACGTGGATGCGCTCGATATGGTCCGCGATCTCTCCAAACTGCGCATCGAGCCGGTGCTGGCGAACGAAGACCGCCTGGCGACGCTGATCGAAGAGATCCACGGCCAGACGATTGTCGTCAACGACGCCATGAGCAAGCTGGTGACCCAGGCGCTCGATGAATTCACGGTCGATCAGAACGCCAACGATGGCGCCGTTTCGGAAGCCGAGATGCGCCCGGTCGTCGGTCTGATCAATCAGATCCTCGCGGAAGCGATCAAGATGCGCGCCAGCGATATCCACCTGGAGCCGCGCAAAGACCGCGTCGAATTCCGGTACCGGATCGACGGCCAGCTCCAGAAAATGCACGAGATTCCGAACAAGCTTCAGGCCGCGCTGATCGCGCGTCTGAAGATCATGGCGCAGATCGATATCGTCGAGTATCGCATCCCGCAGGACGGACGCATCGAAGTGACGGTCGAAGGCCGCACGATCGACCTGCGCGTCTCGATCCTGCCCAACTACCACGGCCAGCGCGTCGTTCTGCGCGTTCTGGACAAGGGCCAGACCCTGCGCCAGCTTCCCGAGCTCGGCTTCTCCGACCACAACTTCAAACTGTTCGGCGATATGATCCAGAAGCCGTACGGCCTGGTGCTGGTCACGGGGCCGACCGGCTCCGGCAAGACGACGACGCTGTACGCCGCGCTCAACAAGCTCAAGAACGAGACCAACAATATCATGACCTGCGAGGATCCGGTCGAGTACGCCATTGACGGAATCAACCAGTCGCACGTCAACGAGAAGGTCGGCCTGACGTTCGCCGCGCAGCTGCGCGCCATCCTGCGTCAGGACCCGGACATCGTGCTTGTCGGCGAGATCCGCGACAAGGAGACGGCGGAGACGGCGCTGCGCGCCTCCCTGACCGGCCACCTGGTTTTGAGCACGCTGCACTGCAATGACGCCCCCAGCGCCATCCCGCGATTGGCGGATATGGGCATCGAACCGTTCATGCTGAGCACCGCACTGATCGGCGTCACCGGCCAGCGCCTCGTCCGCCAGCTCTGCCCGGACTGCCGCGAACAGTATTCGCCGTCCGCCGAGGAGCGCGATGTGCTGGGACACCAATATTCCGGCGATCTTCCGCTGCTGTGGCGCCCCAAAGGCTGCGTGCGCTGCAACGGCGCCGGATACAAGGGCCGAAACGGCGTCCACGAGATCCTGCCGATCGGTTCGCAGATGCAGAGCCTGATCGCCAACCGCGCTTCCATGGACGAATTGAAGACGGTCGGCGCCACCTACGGCTACGAGACGATGCAGCAGGACGCCTGCCGCCGCGTCATCAAAGGCGAGACCTCGTTCAACGAAGCCCGCCGCCTGGTCTTCTTCGACACGCTGTCACAGGCCGCTCCGGCCGCGCCCGTCGTTCAGATCGAACGCGCCGCGTAA
- a CDS encoding DUF1802 family protein has translation MLPETLTTALKEWAVVQRSLLEGHQLMLLRKGGIIEETGDFDLKANHFLIYPNYAHETERLGDLQPCFGEWLREEEERRPSTGFVRIEAAAEVTDVIRVDDREKMIKLAPQHIWSRQFIDGRYDWEPYKPIFLLLLRAYALPKAHVLPILPDYGGCRSWIEIVEPISTVGAAPAVSDERFERRRTLTRKLLED, from the coding sequence ATGCTGCCGGAAACACTGACCACCGCGCTGAAGGAATGGGCCGTGGTCCAGCGATCGCTGCTCGAAGGGCACCAATTGATGCTGCTGCGCAAGGGCGGAATCATTGAGGAAACCGGGGATTTCGATCTCAAGGCGAACCATTTTTTGATCTATCCCAACTACGCGCATGAGACCGAGCGCCTTGGAGATTTGCAGCCCTGCTTTGGAGAGTGGCTGCGCGAGGAAGAAGAGCGGCGGCCGTCGACGGGATTTGTCCGGATCGAAGCCGCCGCCGAAGTGACGGATGTCATCCGTGTGGATGACCGCGAGAAGATGATCAAGCTCGCGCCCCAGCATATCTGGAGCCGCCAGTTCATCGACGGCCGCTATGACTGGGAGCCGTACAAGCCCATTTTTCTCCTGCTGCTCCGCGCCTACGCCCTGCCGAAGGCGCACGTCCTGCCGATCCTGCCGGACTACGGCGGCTGCCGGTCCTGGATCGAAATCGTCGAGCCGATCTCCACCGTGGGCGCCGCGCCGGCGGTTTCGGACGAGCGTTTCGAGCGCCGCCGGACGCTGACGCGCAAGCTGCTGGAAGATTGA
- a CDS encoding aldo/keto reductase, whose protein sequence is MQYRNFGKTDLKASVVGFGVWTVSTGMWGVTDEALRLRLLRRAFELGVTFYDTADVYGDGLGETILKQALGEHRDQMVIATKFGYDFYTSPGVQPGQRERPHDWSPAYVKRACEESLKRLGTDYIDLYQLHNSRVDAIDNDDLFAALEELKSEGKIRNIGTALGPAIDIRQSEEGEHSFQKRHVASVQIIYNLLEQQLGERVFAAARETGGGVMVRVPHASGLLEGNYTTETEFAPGDHRNWRITSTDKRKAWLEDGLKKIAQLEFLTDGTGRTLGQAALQFLWSEPTLASALPNIYDEQQLEEFCAAPDQTPLTDEEIARIKGLYAENFGLVAA, encoded by the coding sequence ATGCAGTATCGCAATTTTGGAAAAACGGACCTCAAGGCGTCCGTGGTCGGCTTCGGAGTCTGGACCGTCAGCACGGGGATGTGGGGCGTCACCGACGAAGCGCTGCGCCTGCGCCTTCTGCGCCGCGCCTTCGAGCTGGGCGTCACATTCTACGACACCGCCGATGTTTACGGCGACGGCCTCGGCGAGACCATTCTCAAGCAAGCCCTCGGCGAACACCGCGACCAGATGGTGATCGCAACCAAGTTCGGCTACGATTTCTACACCTCGCCCGGCGTCCAGCCCGGCCAGCGCGAACGTCCCCACGACTGGTCGCCCGCCTACGTCAAGCGCGCCTGCGAGGAGAGCCTGAAGCGTCTCGGAACCGACTACATCGACCTCTATCAGCTGCACAACTCGCGCGTCGACGCCATCGATAACGACGATCTCTTCGCCGCCCTGGAAGAACTCAAATCCGAGGGGAAAATCCGCAACATCGGCACAGCGCTTGGGCCGGCAATCGACATCCGCCAGAGTGAGGAAGGCGAGCACTCCTTCCAGAAGCGGCATGTCGCGAGTGTCCAGATCATTTACAACCTGCTCGAACAGCAGCTCGGCGAGCGCGTCTTCGCGGCCGCCCGCGAAACCGGCGGCGGCGTCATGGTCCGCGTTCCCCACGCCTCCGGCCTGCTCGAAGGCAACTACACCACCGAAACCGAATTCGCCCCCGGCGACCACCGTAACTGGCGCATCACCAGCACCGACAAGCGCAAAGCCTGGCTCGAAGACGGCCTCAAAAAGATCGCCCAGCTCGAATTCCTCACCGACGGCACAGGCCGCACGCTCGGCCAGGCCGCCCTGCAATTCCTCTGGAGCGAACCCACCCTCGCCTCCGCGCTGCCCAACATCTACGACGAGCAGCAATTGGAGGAGTTCTGCGCCGCGCCGGATCAGACGCCGCTGACGGATGAAGAGATCGCGAGGATCAAGGGGCTGTACGCGGAGAACTTTGGACTGGTGGCGGCGTAG
- a CDS encoding gluconeogenesis factor YvcK family protein yields MIKQLRSSLKWLYPGMRVKRWMLLTFIGVMLVIVGAALATNLKGLTYIQNLDDLSYLILTKTRLPPPNAIQFVVLGLLIGAIGFTFVLISIVQFNRSVLAVVAPDARENLADRIFVQRSLAQGQRIVVLGGGTGLSTMLRGLKEYTSNIVAVVTVTDNGGSSGRLTQQMGILPPGDLRNCLVALADAEPTLSRLFQYRFEDNHEGLAGHSFGNLFIAAMTAITKGNYEDAIVATSKVLAIRGKVYPSTIQNVTLLGELEDGAIVEGETEIVHQPLPIKRMYIRPESAQPLPEVLRAIKEADAIILGPGSVYTSVVPNLLVEGIADAISRSKAVKVYVCNVMTQPGETQGFSASDHIKAIAEHAPGKKIVTHVLVNKERPAPELLEKYEKHGQKFVEPDLDAIRALGYTPVPGNFISQADVVRHDSARLAEAIFRIVL; encoded by the coding sequence ATGATCAAGCAACTGCGTTCGTCGCTGAAGTGGCTTTACCCGGGCATGCGGGTGAAGCGCTGGATGCTGCTCACGTTTATCGGCGTCATGCTGGTGATCGTCGGCGCCGCACTCGCCACCAATCTGAAGGGGCTGACCTACATCCAGAACCTGGATGATCTGTCGTACTTGATTCTGACTAAGACACGTCTGCCGCCCCCGAACGCGATTCAATTTGTCGTGCTGGGACTGCTCATTGGCGCGATCGGATTCACGTTCGTGCTGATCTCCATCGTGCAGTTCAACCGCTCGGTGCTTGCGGTCGTGGCGCCGGACGCCCGGGAAAACCTCGCCGACCGTATCTTCGTGCAGCGCTCTCTGGCGCAGGGCCAGCGCATCGTCGTCCTCGGCGGCGGTACGGGACTGTCCACGATGCTGCGCGGTTTGAAAGAGTATACAAGCAATATCGTCGCCGTGGTCACCGTGACCGACAACGGCGGCTCGTCAGGCCGTCTCACCCAGCAGATGGGCATCCTGCCGCCGGGCGACCTGCGCAACTGCCTCGTCGCGCTCGCCGACGCTGAGCCGACGCTGTCACGTTTGTTTCAATATCGGTTTGAAGACAATCATGAGGGCCTTGCCGGTCACAGCTTCGGGAATCTGTTTATCGCGGCGATGACGGCGATCACCAAAGGCAATTACGAGGACGCCATCGTCGCGACGTCCAAAGTTCTCGCCATTCGCGGCAAGGTCTATCCTTCGACCATCCAGAATGTCACTCTTCTGGGGGAACTGGAGGATGGCGCGATCGTCGAGGGCGAAACCGAGATCGTTCACCAGCCGCTGCCGATCAAGCGCATGTACATCCGTCCCGAAAGCGCCCAGCCGCTCCCCGAAGTGCTGCGCGCGATCAAGGAAGCCGACGCGATTATCCTCGGTCCCGGCAGCGTCTACACCAGCGTCGTTCCCAATCTCCTGGTGGAAGGCATCGCCGACGCCATTTCACGCAGCAAAGCCGTCAAGGTCTACGTCTGCAACGTCATGACTCAGCCGGGCGAAACCCAGGGCTTCAGCGCCTCGGATCATATCAAGGCCATCGCCGAGCATGCGCCGGGCAAAAAGATCGTGACGCATGTGCTGGTCAATAAAGAGCGCCCCGCGCCGGAGCTGTTGGAGAAGTACGAGAAGCACGGCCAGAAGTTCGTGGAGCCGGATTTAGACGCGATCCGAGCGCTCGGGTATACGCCGGTGCCGGGAAACTTCATCTCCCAAGCGGACGTCGTACGGCACGATTCGGCGAGACTCGCCGAGGCGATTTTCCGGATTGTTTTGTGA
- the rapZ gene encoding RNase adapter RapZ, whose protein sequence is MELVVITGMSGAGKTVAARVFEDMSYNVVDNLPPVLLPELVEKCLAVHDEAMGGLLAVVIDARAGSFFMGWEPALKLIRRMGVEPKVLFLDAIDTVLVQRFKETRRKHPIFDDQGGILGSIRLERTMLEPMKETANKVIDTSDLDTHYFRNLLLAGFSPQDDKNKGLTVTISSFGFKYGLPLDADLVFDVRFLVNPHYVDELRPCDGRDPKVEEFVMADPDCEPFLTKIYDLLDFCVPQYIEEGKAYLTVSIGCTGGRHRSVVVAEKIAAHLRDKDYRVLTQHRDVDK, encoded by the coding sequence ATGGAACTTGTGGTGATTACGGGCATGTCCGGCGCGGGCAAGACAGTCGCCGCGCGCGTGTTTGAGGACATGTCCTACAATGTGGTCGATAACCTGCCGCCGGTGCTGCTGCCCGAGCTGGTGGAGAAGTGTCTGGCCGTGCATGACGAGGCGATGGGCGGCCTGCTCGCCGTGGTGATCGATGCGCGCGCGGGATCGTTCTTTATGGGATGGGAGCCGGCGCTGAAGCTGATCCGGCGCATGGGCGTCGAGCCGAAGGTGCTGTTTCTGGACGCCATTGATACGGTGCTGGTGCAGCGGTTCAAGGAGACACGGCGCAAGCACCCGATCTTCGACGATCAGGGCGGCATTTTAGGCAGCATCCGGCTGGAGCGCACGATGCTGGAGCCGATGAAGGAAACCGCGAACAAGGTCATCGATACGTCGGACCTGGACACGCATTATTTCCGCAATCTGCTGCTGGCGGGCTTCTCGCCGCAGGATGACAAGAATAAAGGGCTGACGGTTACGATCTCGTCGTTCGGCTTCAAGTACGGGCTGCCGCTCGACGCCGATCTGGTCTTTGACGTGCGGTTTCTGGTGAACCCGCACTATGTGGACGAACTGCGGCCCTGCGACGGCCGCGATCCCAAAGTGGAGGAGTTCGTGATGGCGGACCCCGACTGCGAGCCGTTCCTCACGAAGATCTATGACCTGCTGGATTTCTGCGTGCCTCAGTATATCGAAGAGGGCAAGGCGTACCTGACCGTTTCGATTGGGTGCACGGGCGGCCGGCATCGCTCCGTCGTCGTCGCGGAGAAGATCGCCGCGCACCTGCGCGATAAGGACTATCGCGTTCTGACCCAGCATCGCGACGTGGATAAGTAA